The following are encoded in a window of Mustela nigripes isolate SB6536 chromosome 3, MUSNIG.SB6536, whole genome shotgun sequence genomic DNA:
- the FSBP gene encoding fibrinogen silencer-binding protein, which translates to MVGKARSSNFTLSEKLDLLKLVKPYVKILEEHTNKHSVIVEKNRCWDIIAVNYNAIGVDRPPRTAQGLRTLYKRLKEYAKQELLQQKETQSDFKGNISEPTKKVMEMIPQISSFCLVRDRNHIQSANLDEEAQAGTSSLQVMLDHHPVAITVEVKQEEDIKPPPPLVLSSQQSDILEQREDHELVHVMERSLSPSLSSVDMRMTSSPSSIPRRDDFFRHERGEHFRSQLGYDPQILQMLKEEHQIILENQKNFGLYVQEKRDGLKRRQQLEEELLRAKIEVEKLKAVRLRHDLPEYNSL; encoded by the exons ATGGTAGGAAAGGCTAGATCTTCCAATTTTACCTTATCTGAAAAGCTTGATTTGCTAAAGCTTGTGAAGCCATATGTTAAAATTCTCGAAGAACACACTAATAAACATTCAGTAATAGTGGAAAAGAATAGATGTTGGGATATCATAGCTGTAAACTATAATGCAATTGGAGTAGATCGCCCTCCTCGAACAGCCCAGGGCCTACGCACTCTTTACAAAAGGCTCAAAGAATATGCCAAACAGGAGCTATTGCAGCAAAAAGAGACCCAATCAGATTTTAAAGGCAATATTTCTGAGCCAACCAAGAAAGTTATGGAGATGATTCCCCAGATTTCCAGTTTTTGCCTGGTAAGAGACAGGAACCACATACAAAg TGCAAACTTGGATGAGGAAGCACAGGCTGGTACGAGTTCACTACAGGTAATGTTGGATCACCATCCAGTTGCTATTACAGTGGAGGTGAAGCAAGAAGAAGACATTAAGCCCCCTCCTCCACTGGTTTTAAGTTCTCAACAGAGTGATATTTTAGAACAAAGAGAAGACCATGAATTAGTACATGTTATGGAAAGATCTTTGTCGCCGTCACTTTCCTCTGTTGATATGAGAATGACATCGTCTCCATCTTCTATCCCAAGGAGAGATGATTTTTTTCGGCATGAGCGTGGAGAACACTTTAGGTCACAATTAGGGTATGATCCTCAGATTCTGCAAATGCTTAAAGAGGAGCATcagataattttagaaaatcaaaaaaattttggATTGTATGTTCAGGAGAAGAGGGATGGATTGAAAAGAAGGCAGCAGCTAGAGGAAGAGCTGCTAAGAGCAAAAATTGAAGTGGAGAAGCTGAAAGCAGTTCGCTTACGGCATGATCTGCCTGAATATAATAgtctctaa